The Triticum aestivum cultivar Chinese Spring chromosome 7B, IWGSC CS RefSeq v2.1, whole genome shotgun sequence genome window below encodes:
- the LOC123159002 gene encoding 28 kDa ribonucleoprotein, chloroplastic produces the protein MATAFSVTTTSLSAVVAAFPARRPNPFLVLLSSAARPHLRLGAARPTRLPVPLAASFSEDPRGYGLERPPHDVGSSSFRMYVGNLSWRLDDSRLAQLFSEHGTVVFAKIMRDFQTGRSKGFGFVAMASQEEREEAIAALNGQILEGLALRVSAAEEPDVTVSKAAPGGARVESPPPRHVAEPSFRLHVSNLSSRVDDSRLAQMFSQHGKVAYTKVIRDFRSGRSKGFGFVEMSSRGEMDNAITALHGQSLEGRAIRVSAAEVPGMAVSKAAPGVESPPRHVVGPSFRLHVNNLSLNMDDSRLAQMFSQHGKVAYAKVIRDIHSERSKGFGFVEMASQEDMDNAITALHGQSLEGHVIRVSAVEEQSSS, from the exons ATGGCGACGGCCTTCTCTGTCACCACCACGTCCCTGAGCGCCGTCGTCGCCGCCTTCCCGGCCCGGCGCCCGAATCCATTCCTCGTGCTCCTCTCCTCGGCGGCGCGCCCCCATCTTCGTCTTGGCGCCGCCCGCCCAACGCGCCTCCCGGTCCCACTCGCCGCCTCCTTCTCCGAG GATCCACGTGGCTATGGGTTGGAAAGGCCTCCCCATGATGTTGGGTCTTCTTCATTCCGCATGTACGTGGGCAACCTGTCATGGCGCCTAGATGACTCCAGGTTGGCACAACTATTCAGCGAGCACGGCACCGTGGTCTTCGCTAAGATCATGCGTGACTTCCAAACCGGGCGCTCAAAGGGATTCGGCTTTGTAGCAATGGCATCACAGGAGGAACGCGAGGAGGCCATCGCGGCCCTCAACGGCCAG ATATTGGAGGGGCTTGCCCTACGAGTGAGTGCCGCGGAGGAGCCAGACGTGACTGTAAGCAAGGCGGCTCCAGGAGGCGCCCGGGTGGAAAGCCCTCCGCCCCGTCATGTTGCTGAGCCTTCATTTCGGTTGCACGTGAGCAACCTGTCATCGAGAGTGGATGACTCTAGGCTGGCACAAATGTTCAGCCAGCACGGCAAAGTGGCCTATACTAAGGTCATCCGTGATTTCCGTAGCGGGCGCTCGAAGGGATTCGGTTTCGTAGAGATGTCTTCGCGGGGGGAAATGGACAACGCCATCACAGCCCTCCATGGACAG AGCTTGGAGGGGCGTGCCATACGAGTGAGTGCCGCGGAGGTGCCAGGCATGGCCGTAAGCAAGGCGGCTCCAGGGGTAGAAAGTCCTCCCCGTCATGTTGTTGGACCTTCGTTCCGGTTGCACGTGAACAACCTGTCGTTGAACATGGACGACTCTAGGCTTGCTCAGATGTTCAGCCAGCACGGCAAAGTGGCCTATGCTAAGGTTATTCGTGATATCCATAGCGAGCGCTCAAAGGGATTCGGTTTCGTAGAGATGGCATCGCAGGAGGATATGGACAATGCCATCACAGCCCTCCACGGACAG AGCTTGGAGGGGCATGTCATACGAGTGAGTGCCGTGGAGGAGCAGTCGTCATCATGA